A window of Rhodobacteraceae bacterium LMO-JJ12 contains these coding sequences:
- a CDS encoding VWA domain-containing protein, which translates to MFVPFFDALRSAGIPVSLREYLTFLEGMSSGLVTYDIDGFYYLARTAMVKDERNLDKFDRAFAAAFKGIEQISLSDVLEAVDIPGDWLEKMAEKHLSKEEMDEIKSLGGFDALMDALKKRLEEQDSRHQGGSKWIGTAGTSPFGAYGFNPEGVRIGQKESRHQRAVKVWDKRDFKNLDGDVELGTRNIKVALKRLRRWARDGAHEELDLDGTIRATAEHGYLDVKTRPERRNAVKVLLFLDVGGSMDPHIKVVEELFSAARTEFKHLEYFYFHNCLYEGVWRDNRRRWDAQTPTWEILRTYGSDYKCIFVGDASMSPYEIAYPGGANEHWNAESGQVWLNRAREQWPSHMWINPVPEKHWGYTHSIAMIREIFEDRMVPMTLKGIEHGMRELTR; encoded by the coding sequence GTGTTCGTCCCCTTTTTCGACGCCCTGCGCTCGGCCGGTATCCCGGTCAGCCTGCGTGAATACCTTACGTTCCTAGAAGGTATGAGCAGCGGGCTGGTGACCTACGATATCGATGGCTTCTACTATCTCGCACGCACCGCAATGGTGAAGGACGAGCGTAACCTCGACAAATTCGACCGCGCCTTTGCCGCCGCATTCAAGGGGATCGAGCAGATTTCGCTCTCCGACGTTCTCGAAGCGGTGGACATTCCCGGCGACTGGCTGGAAAAAATGGCCGAGAAGCATCTCAGCAAGGAAGAGATGGACGAAATCAAATCGCTCGGCGGGTTTGACGCGTTGATGGACGCGCTGAAAAAGCGGCTCGAAGAACAGGACAGCCGCCATCAGGGTGGCTCAAAATGGATCGGCACGGCCGGCACCTCGCCCTTCGGCGCCTATGGCTTCAATCCCGAAGGCGTGCGGATCGGCCAAAAGGAAAGCCGCCATCAGCGCGCCGTCAAGGTCTGGGACAAGCGCGACTTCAAGAACCTCGACGGCGATGTCGAACTGGGCACCCGCAACATCAAGGTCGCCCTGAAACGCCTGCGCCGCTGGGCCCGCGACGGCGCCCATGAAGAACTTGACCTCGACGGCACAATCCGCGCCACCGCCGAACACGGCTATCTCGACGTGAAAACCCGCCCCGAGCGGCGCAACGCCGTCAAGGTGCTGCTGTTCCTTGATGTTGGCGGCTCGATGGACCCGCATATCAAGGTTGTGGAAGAACTGTTTTCCGCCGCGCGCACCGAGTTCAAGCATCTCGAATACTTCTACTTTCACAATTGCCTTTACGAAGGCGTGTGGCGCGACAACCGCCGCCGCTGGGACGCCCAGACCCCCACTTGGGAGATTCTGCGCACCTATGGGTCTGACTATAAATGCATTTTCGTCGGCGATGCCTCGATGTCACCTTACGAAATCGCCTATCCCGGCGGCGCCAACGAACACTGGAACGCCGAATCCGGGCAAGTCTGGCTGAACCGCGCGCGCGAACAATGGCCCAGCCACATGTGGATCAACCCGGTGCCCGAGAAGCACTGGGGTTACACCCATTCCATCGCCATGATCCGCGAGATATTCGAAGACCGCATGGTACCGATGACCCTCAAGGGCATCGAACACGGCATGCGCGAGCTCACCCGATAA
- a CDS encoding DUF2927 domain-containing protein, with product MRNHLLPFCLLLVGCMPGAVPDQATRAAQPTSMSALPPIKTFSTPAPIRPLRSNADIARDFLELSFRLESGRELPVFTRFEQPITIRVTGAAPPTMMSDLTRLIYRLNTEAGLKVSFTQNKQANITVQAVTRAQIRRNLPHAACFVVPNITDISEYRAARRSTKANWGLLRKREKMAVFLPSDASPQEVRDCLHEELAQAIGPLNDLYRLPDSVFNDDNVHTVLTGFDMLILRAYYSPELSNGMTHRQVAARLPAILARLNPGGERAASTRPAPTPRSWIKAIQTALGPGANHAQRRTAARQALQIAQSLGWQDHRRAFAHYAMGRLSAASDPEAALGHFKTAERFYQLSPHTTLHRAYVASQLAAHALTQGDGRGALAYVDGAIPVAARHENAALLSTLMLLRAEALDLTGRSSEAAAVRLDSLGWARYGFGADWAVRAKMREIGALNPLRGNRG from the coding sequence ATGCGCAATCATCTGCTGCCATTCTGCCTGTTGCTCGTCGGATGTATGCCCGGCGCGGTACCCGATCAGGCGACACGCGCCGCCCAGCCCACCTCGATGAGCGCCCTGCCCCCGATCAAGACCTTCTCGACCCCCGCACCGATACGCCCGTTGCGCTCCAATGCAGACATCGCGCGCGACTTCCTCGAATTGTCGTTCCGGCTTGAATCCGGGCGCGAATTGCCGGTGTTCACCCGGTTTGAACAACCCATCACGATCCGCGTCACCGGCGCGGCTCCGCCCACGATGATGTCGGACCTCACACGCCTGATCTATCGCCTCAACACCGAGGCCGGGCTCAAGGTCTCGTTCACCCAGAACAAACAGGCCAACATCACGGTACAGGCCGTGACCCGCGCCCAGATCCGGCGCAACCTGCCGCATGCCGCCTGTTTCGTGGTGCCAAACATCACCGATATTTCCGAATACCGCGCCGCGCGCCGCTCGACCAAGGCCAATTGGGGCCTGTTGCGCAAACGCGAAAAGATGGCCGTGTTCCTGCCCTCGGATGCCTCACCGCAAGAGGTGCGCGATTGCCTGCACGAAGAACTGGCCCAGGCTATCGGTCCGCTCAACGACCTCTACCGTCTGCCCGATTCCGTGTTCAACGATGACAACGTCCACACCGTTCTCACCGGTTTCGACATGTTGATCCTGCGCGCCTATTATTCTCCCGAACTGAGCAACGGCATGACCCATCGTCAGGTCGCCGCGCGCCTGCCCGCCATTCTGGCCCGCCTCAACCCCGGTGGTGAGCGCGCCGCAAGCACCCGCCCGGCCCCCACCCCGCGCAGCTGGATCAAGGCTATCCAGACCGCCCTCGGCCCCGGAGCCAATCACGCGCAACGCCGCACTGCCGCGCGCCAAGCCCTTCAAATCGCGCAATCTTTGGGCTGGCAAGATCATCGCCGCGCCTTTGCGCACTATGCGATGGGGCGCCTTTCCGCCGCCTCCGATCCCGAAGCCGCGCTTGGCCATTTCAAGACGGCGGAACGCTTCTATCAGTTATCGCCGCACACCACACTGCACCGCGCCTATGTCGCGTCCCAATTGGCCGCCCACGCCCTGACCCAAGGTGACGGGCGCGGCGCGCTGGCCTATGTTGATGGTGCCATCCCGGTCGCCGCACGGCACGAAAACGCCGCCCTGCTCTCGACCCTCATGCTCCTGCGCGCCGAAGCCCTTGATCTGACCGGGCGTTCCTCGGAAGCCGCCGCCGTTCGGCTGGACAGTCTGGGCTGGGCGCGTTACGGGTTTGGCGCGGATTGGGCCGTGCGTGCAAAGATGCGCGAGATCGGCGCCCTCAATCCGCTGAGAGGCAATCGCGGGTAA
- a CDS encoding DMT family transporter — translation MRALSPKAGAILLMIAAIFMFSSMDALAKLLAQRIGTMPTLWVRYLGQTLLVFVLVAPRLRSVLRTRYPRLQLARSVYLMGATVFFFFGISNIGLAEAAAIMSTNPLFITLGAAVFLGEKFGLRRAMAIAAACIGAFLVIRPGADVFTPYSLLPLGAAVCYSAYALTTRFVGRDEDAWTSLFYTALFGAVVLTAAVPFFWQPLSPGDLPIMLGIALCGTLGQLALIRALMAGEAAMLAPFAYFGLLFSTFYGASIFGDFPDSLTIAGGLVIAGAGIYVWYRETMVKTG, via the coding sequence ATGCGCGCCCTTTCCCCCAAGGCCGGAGCGATCCTGCTGATGATCGCGGCTATTTTTATGTTTTCCTCGATGGACGCATTGGCCAAGCTGCTGGCCCAGCGGATCGGAACCATGCCGACCCTCTGGGTGCGTTATCTCGGGCAAACGTTGCTGGTTTTTGTGCTGGTCGCGCCACGGCTGCGCTCGGTCCTGCGCACCCGCTATCCACGGCTGCAACTGGCGCGCTCCGTCTATCTCATGGGCGCCACCGTCTTCTTTTTCTTTGGCATTTCCAATATTGGCCTCGCCGAAGCCGCGGCAATCATGTCGACCAACCCGTTGTTCATCACGCTCGGTGCCGCCGTCTTCCTCGGTGAAAAATTCGGGTTGCGCCGGGCCATGGCTATCGCCGCTGCCTGTATCGGCGCTTTCCTGGTGATCCGCCCCGGCGCGGATGTTTTCACCCCCTATTCGCTGCTGCCGCTCGGCGCGGCGGTCTGCTATTCCGCCTATGCGCTCACCACCCGCTTTGTCGGGCGCGACGAAGATGCCTGGACGTCGCTGTTTTACACCGCCCTTTTCGGCGCCGTTGTCCTCACGGCTGCGGTGCCGTTCTTCTGGCAGCCGCTTTCACCGGGCGATCTGCCCATCATGCTGGGCATTGCGCTCTGTGGCACGCTCGGCCAACTGGCGCTGATCCGCGCGCTGATGGCGGGCGAAGCCGCTATGCTTGCGCCTTTCGCCTATTTCGGTCTGCTCTTTTCGACCTTCTATGGGGCCAGCATCTTTGGCGATTTCCCCGACAGCCTCACCATAGCGGGCGGGCTCGTCATCGCAGGCGCCGGGATTTACGTGTGGTATCGCGAAACCATGGTCAAAACCGGTTAA
- a CDS encoding flagellar motor switch protein FliG, with amino-acid sequence MRQLAHRGPPVAAPAPKRGPLDTRQKAAIIVRFLLQEGADVPLAQLPDDLQTALTQQMGAMRYIDRATLQKVVGEFADELEAMGLTFPRGLAGALTALDGKISPQTAARLRKEAGVRQIGDPWAFIRNLPMEKLLPIVERESTEVSAVLLSKLPVPKAAELLGKLPGPRARRITYAVSLTSKVTPDAVDRIGLSLAAQFEMQPLRAFDEDPEERLGAILNISQSGTRDEVLSALDEDDADFSRRVRKAIFTFANIPARIHAIDMPKVVRDADAASLITALAYAFASADEDLKFAGEFILTNISKRLAENLREEVDEKGRIKQKEGEAAFNDVVGVIRDLLAAGEITLVDPDEIDEAEEQ; translated from the coding sequence TTGCGCCAGCTTGCCCATCGCGGCCCGCCCGTTGCCGCACCCGCACCCAAACGCGGCCCGCTCGATACCCGTCAGAAGGCCGCAATCATCGTGCGTTTCCTGTTGCAGGAAGGGGCTGACGTGCCGCTGGCCCAACTGCCCGATGATCTGCAAACCGCGCTGACCCAGCAGATGGGCGCGATGCGTTATATCGACCGCGCCACGCTGCAAAAGGTGGTGGGCGAATTCGCGGATGAGCTTGAAGCCATGGGCCTGACCTTCCCGCGCGGCCTTGCGGGCGCGCTCACCGCCCTTGATGGCAAGATCTCGCCGCAGACCGCCGCACGCCTGCGCAAGGAGGCCGGGGTGCGCCAGATCGGTGACCCTTGGGCCTTCATCCGTAATCTGCCCATGGAAAAGCTGCTCCCTATCGTCGAACGTGAAAGCACCGAAGTCTCGGCGGTGCTGCTCTCCAAACTGCCGGTGCCCAAAGCGGCCGAGCTCTTGGGCAAACTGCCCGGCCCCCGCGCCCGCCGCATCACCTATGCCGTCTCCCTCACCAGCAAGGTTACCCCCGACGCCGTTGATCGCATTGGTCTGTCGCTGGCCGCACAGTTCGAAATGCAACCCCTGCGCGCTTTTGACGAGGACCCCGAGGAACGCCTCGGCGCCATCCTCAATATCAGCCAGTCAGGCACGCGTGACGAAGTGCTGAGCGCGCTGGACGAAGACGATGCCGATTTCTCCCGACGCGTGCGCAAGGCAATTTTCACCTTCGCCAACATTCCCGCGCGCATCCATGCCATCGACATGCCCAAGGTTGTGCGCGACGCCGATGCCGCATCTCTGATCACCGCCCTCGCCTACGCATTTGCCAGCGCAGATGAGGACCTCAAATTTGCGGGCGAATTCATCCTCACGAACATCTCCAAGCGGTTGGCGGAAAACCTGCGCGAAGAGGTCGATGAGAAAGGCCGCATTAAACAGAAAGAAGGCGAAGCCGCGTTCAATGATGTCGTTGGCGTCATCCGCGATCTGCTCGCTGCGGGCGAGATCACACTGGTCGACCCTGACGAGATTGACGAAGCCGAAGAGCAATAG
- the purB gene encoding adenylosuccinate lyase produces MIPRYSRPEMVAIWSPETKFRIWYEIEAHACDAQADLGVIPRENAAAVWKAKDVAFDVARIDEIEAVTKHDVIAFLTHLAEIIGNDEARFVHQGMTSSDVLDTTFNVQLVRATDILIDDMKALLAALKKRAYEHKDTIRIGRSHGIHAEPTTMGLTFARFYAEMDRNLARLQQARAEIATGAISGAVGTFANIDPAVEEHVCKELGLEPEPVSTQVIPRDRHAAFFAALGVVGSSIENVAIEIRHMQRTEVLEAEEFFSAGQKGSSAMPHKRNPVLTENLTGLARLVRMAVVPAMENVALWHERDISHSSVERNIGPDTTITLDFALSRLTNVIEKLVIYPDNMLANMNKFKGLVMSQRVLLALTQAGVSREDSYKLVQRNAMKVWEQGKDFREELLADADVLAALSAEEINEKFDLGYHTKHVDTIFKRVFKD; encoded by the coding sequence ATGATCCCTCGCTATTCCCGTCCCGAAATGGTCGCCATCTGGTCGCCCGAAACCAAATTCCGCATCTGGTATGAAATCGAAGCCCACGCCTGCGATGCCCAGGCCGACCTCGGGGTGATCCCACGCGAAAATGCCGCCGCTGTCTGGAAAGCCAAGGATGTCGCTTTCGACGTCGCCCGCATCGACGAGATCGAGGCCGTCACCAAACATGACGTCATCGCCTTCCTGACCCATCTGGCGGAAATCATCGGCAATGACGAAGCCCGCTTCGTGCATCAGGGCATGACCTCGTCGGATGTGCTCGACACCACGTTCAACGTGCAACTGGTGCGCGCCACCGACATCCTGATCGACGATATGAAGGCCTTGCTCGCTGCGCTCAAAAAGCGCGCTTACGAACATAAAGACACCATCCGCATCGGACGCTCCCACGGCATCCACGCCGAACCCACCACCATGGGCCTCACCTTTGCGCGCTTTTACGCCGAAATGGACCGCAACCTCGCCCGCCTGCAACAGGCCCGCGCCGAAATCGCCACCGGTGCCATCTCCGGCGCGGTCGGCACCTTCGCCAATATCGACCCGGCTGTTGAGGAACATGTCTGCAAGGAACTGGGTCTCGAACCCGAACCGGTCAGCACACAAGTCATCCCGCGCGACCGTCACGCCGCCTTTTTCGCCGCCCTCGGCGTGGTCGGTTCCTCAATCGAAAACGTGGCGATCGAAATCCGCCACATGCAGCGCACCGAAGTGCTTGAGGCCGAAGAATTCTTCTCTGCGGGCCAAAAAGGCTCCTCGGCGATGCCGCACAAACGCAATCCTGTGTTGACCGAAAACCTCACAGGCCTTGCCCGCCTCGTACGCATGGCGGTGGTTCCGGCAATGGAAAACGTGGCCCTCTGGCATGAGCGCGACATCTCGCACAGCTCGGTCGAGCGCAATATCGGCCCCGACACCACGATCACCCTCGATTTCGCCCTGTCGCGCCTCACCAACGTGATTGAAAAGCTGGTGATCTACCCCGACAACATGCTCGCTAACATGAACAAATTCAAAGGCTTGGTCATGTCCCAGCGGGTTCTCCTCGCCCTCACACAAGCCGGCGTCAGCCGCGAAGACTCCTACAAACTGGTGCAACGCAACGCCATGAAGGTCTGGGAACAGGGCAAAGATTTCCGCGAAGAGCTTCTCGCCGACGCGGACGTTCTCGCCGCGCTCTCAGCCGAAGAAATCAACGAAAAATTCGACCTTGGCTATCACACCAAACATGTCGATACGATCTTCAAACGGGTGTTCAAGGACTGA
- a CDS encoding DUF6455 family protein, with product MGIFSKLAASADLVGGLSARLGVDMNAPMMRNPEQAAIEYRGMVLRCAGCTDQADCAERQANSDRFDAAPDYCLNKDILDQAR from the coding sequence ATGGGCATCTTTTCCAAACTGGCCGCGAGCGCCGATCTTGTTGGAGGACTCTCTGCACGCCTCGGCGTCGATATGAACGCTCCGATGATGCGCAACCCCGAACAGGCCGCAATAGAATACCGCGGCATGGTCCTGCGCTGTGCCGGCTGCACCGATCAGGCCGATTGCGCCGAGCGTCAGGCCAATTCTGATCGCTTCGATGCGGCGCCCGATTACTGCCTGAACAAGGACATCTTAGATCAGGCCCGCTGA
- a CDS encoding biotin transporter BioY: MTNRVLAETFGAEVGTARRVRQAILVVAGIAALVITAKIRVPMWPVPVTMQTFAVLMIGAGFGMRLGLVTVLGYLALGVLGMSVFTGEGTGLAYLAGPTGGYLVGFAVAAGLMGVLAQRGWDRSVAGMAGAMLLGNAVIYGLGLTWMSWLFAADKGMAWVLQYGMVNFLPGDLLKLALAAMLMPMAWKLVGRARG, encoded by the coding sequence ATGACAAACCGGGTGTTGGCCGAAACATTCGGCGCAGAGGTCGGCACCGCGCGGCGGGTCCGGCAGGCAATTCTGGTCGTGGCAGGAATCGCGGCGCTGGTGATCACCGCAAAAATTCGCGTGCCGATGTGGCCGGTGCCGGTGACGATGCAGACATTCGCAGTTCTGATGATTGGCGCGGGCTTTGGCATGCGCCTGGGTCTTGTGACGGTGCTGGGATATCTGGCGCTTGGTGTGCTGGGCATGAGCGTTTTCACCGGTGAGGGTACCGGGTTGGCCTATCTGGCGGGTCCGACGGGCGGTTATCTGGTCGGGTTTGCTGTGGCAGCAGGTCTGATGGGTGTGTTGGCGCAGCGCGGTTGGGATCGTTCTGTTGCCGGTATGGCGGGCGCCATGTTGCTGGGCAATGCCGTGATCTATGGTCTTGGCCTTACTTGGATGAGCTGGCTCTTTGCTGCTGACAAGGGCATGGCCTGGGTGCTGCAATACGGCATGGTGAACTTCCTGCCCGGTGACCTGCTGAAACTGGCGCTGGCGGCGATGCTGATGCCGATGGCGTGGAAGTTGGTCGGGCGCGCGCGCGGCTGA
- a CDS encoding bifunctional alpha/beta hydrolase/OsmC family protein, translating into MTTQKINFPGHDGGELAARLDMPDGPHLATALFAHCFTCSKDIPAARRIAGRLAAAGIAVLRFDFTGLGHSEGEFANTSFATNLDDLRAAAKWLAENDMPPDMLIGHSLGGAAVLRVAADIPSVRAVVTIGAPFDPAHVTQNFSDDIDKICTEGEAVVDLGGRPFTIQRQFIEDINAHDMKAAVSGLKKALLVLHAPRDSIVGIDNAADIFMAAKHPKSFVTLDDADHLITRAEDAEYTAEVIAAWARRYLKLTPPGPPPGAPEGITRVSEADAQGFLQDVMSGPKHHALADEPEAYGGTNRGMSPYGFLAAALGACTSMTIRMYARRKKWPLDHISVDVSHSKVHAQDAGARNNDKIDEFRREIRLTGDLDDEQRARLLEIADKCPVHRTLERASHVVTTLKTEPAT; encoded by the coding sequence ATGACCACCCAGAAAATCAATTTCCCCGGCCATGATGGCGGCGAGTTGGCCGCCCGGCTCGATATGCCCGATGGCCCACATCTGGCCACCGCGCTTTTTGCCCATTGCTTTACCTGTTCCAAGGATATCCCCGCCGCGCGACGCATCGCCGGGCGCTTGGCGGCCGCAGGTATCGCCGTGCTGCGCTTTGATTTCACCGGTCTTGGCCATTCCGAAGGTGAATTCGCCAACACCTCTTTTGCCACCAACCTCGACGACCTGCGCGCCGCCGCCAAATGGCTTGCCGAGAACGACATGCCCCCCGATATGCTGATCGGCCACTCGCTCGGCGGGGCCGCCGTGTTGCGCGTGGCCGCCGATATCCCTTCGGTCCGCGCCGTCGTCACCATCGGCGCACCGTTTGATCCGGCCCATGTGACCCAGAATTTCTCCGACGATATCGACAAGATCTGCACCGAGGGCGAAGCCGTTGTCGATCTTGGCGGGCGTCCCTTCACCATTCAGCGCCAGTTCATCGAAGACATCAATGCACATGATATGAAGGCCGCCGTCTCTGGCCTGAAAAAGGCGCTTCTGGTATTGCACGCCCCGCGCGATAGCATCGTCGGTATCGACAATGCCGCCGATATATTCATGGCCGCCAAGCACCCCAAAAGCTTCGTTACGCTGGATGACGCCGATCACCTGATCACCCGCGCCGAAGATGCCGAATATACCGCCGAGGTGATCGCGGCATGGGCGCGCCGCTATCTCAAGCTTACGCCACCTGGCCCACCCCCCGGCGCGCCCGAAGGCATCACACGGGTAAGCGAGGCCGACGCGCAAGGTTTCCTGCAAGACGTTATGTCAGGCCCCAAACACCATGCGCTCGCAGACGAACCCGAAGCCTATGGCGGCACCAATCGCGGCATGTCTCCCTATGGCTTTCTCGCCGCCGCCCTCGGGGCCTGCACCTCGATGACGATCCGCATGTATGCGCGGCGCAAGAAGTGGCCTCTTGATCACATCAGCGTCGATGTCAGCCATTCCAAGGTCCATGCCCAGGACGCCGGTGCGCGCAATAACGACAAGATCGACGAGTTCCGCCGCGAAATCCGCCTCACCGGCGATCTCGACGACGAACAGCGCGCGCGCCTGTTGGAAATTGCCGATAAATGCCCGGTCCACCGCACGCTTGAGCGCGCGTCGCATGTGGTAACAACACTCAAGACCGAACCGGCAACGTGA
- a CDS encoding Xaa-Pro peptidase family protein translates to MNHYRDTRKIDPTRGANLGDGTPNDADRIEIGPTQLAFGEWQAAGLTLPNLDAMRSYRWKRLTQHIVDRGYGGLLLFDPLNIRYATDSTNMQLWNTHNPFRAVLLCADGYMVIWDYKNSPFLSTFNPLVREQRSGADLFYFDRGDKASLQADVFSNEVRILIETHSGANMRLAVDKIMLHGLRALEAQGFEIMEGEEVTEKARSIKGPDEILAMRCANHACETTVQLMEDFARQRVPQGNTSEDDIWAVLHAENIRRGGEWIETRLLSSGPRTNPWFQECGPRIVQNNEIVAFDTDLIGSYGICIDISRTWWIGDAKPTDAMIYAMRHAHEHIMTNMEMIRPGVTIPELTANAHKLDDKFQAQKYGCLMHGVGLCDEWPLVAYPDKAVPGAFDYALEPGMVLCVEAAVGEVGGNFSIKLEDQVLVTEDGFENLTTYPFDPALMGDA, encoded by the coding sequence ATGAACCATTACCGCGATACCCGCAAAATCGACCCGACCCGGGGCGCTAACCTCGGCGATGGCACTCCCAACGATGCCGACCGCATCGAAATCGGCCCGACCCAGCTCGCCTTTGGCGAGTGGCAGGCCGCCGGGCTGACCTTGCCCAACCTTGACGCAATGCGCTCATACCGCTGGAAACGGCTCACCCAACATATCGTTGATCGCGGCTATGGTGGCCTTCTGCTGTTTGACCCGCTCAACATCCGCTACGCCACCGACAGTACCAACATGCAGCTCTGGAACACCCACAACCCGTTCCGCGCCGTGCTCTTGTGTGCCGATGGCTACATGGTGATCTGGGACTACAAGAATTCGCCTTTCCTGAGCACGTTCAACCCCTTGGTGCGCGAACAACGCTCTGGCGCCGATCTGTTCTATTTTGATCGCGGCGACAAGGCATCGCTTCAGGCCGATGTCTTCTCGAACGAGGTCCGCATCCTGATCGAAACCCACTCTGGCGCCAACATGCGTCTCGCCGTCGACAAGATCATGCTGCACGGTCTGCGCGCGCTCGAAGCGCAGGGTTTTGAGATCATGGAAGGCGAAGAAGTCACCGAAAAAGCCCGCTCAATCAAAGGCCCGGATGAAATCCTCGCCATGCGCTGCGCCAATCATGCCTGCGAAACCACTGTGCAGCTGATGGAAGATTTCGCACGTCAACGCGTCCCACAGGGCAATACCAGCGAAGACGACATCTGGGCGGTGCTGCACGCCGAAAACATCCGGCGCGGCGGCGAATGGATCGAAACCCGCCTGCTCTCGTCTGGCCCACGCACCAATCCGTGGTTTCAGGAATGCGGCCCCCGGATCGTGCAGAATAACGAGATCGTCGCCTTTGATACTGATCTGATCGGCTCTTATGGCATCTGCATCGACATTTCGCGCACCTGGTGGATCGGCGATGCAAAACCCACCGATGCGATGATCTACGCCATGCGCCACGCCCACGAACACATCATGACCAACATGGAAATGATCAGACCCGGTGTCACTATTCCCGAACTCACGGCCAATGCCCACAAGCTTGACGACAAATTTCAGGCCCAGAAATACGGCTGCCTGATGCATGGCGTCGGGCTCTGCGATGAATGGCCGCTGGTCGCCTACCCGGACAAGGCGGTGCCCGGCGCTTTTGACTACGCGCTCGAACCCGGCATGGTGCTCTGCGTCGAGGCCGCTGTCGGCGAAGTTGGCGGCAATTTCTCGATCAAGCTGGAAGATCAGGTGCTGGTGACAGAGGATGGCTTTGAAAACCTCACCACCTATCCCTTTGATCCGGCACTGATGGGCGACGCATAG
- a CDS encoding DUF3445 domain-containing protein yields the protein MEPILQTCLPYDPFNPRPLPGIAPLDLGDWLRVDEAFGGQMARRAALIGEAPDKVIALDAAARPAAQELLDLVVATQLEKPGFSRECDDAIRRPDGELVVLDRDDPMGTVGRLAQEDFCLLEKRGGGGEHVLTGAVLCFPASWSLEEKFMRGLIGVHAPVAEYDADIAKRVQRLFDGVQAGRGLWRFNALWYASPELHQPRRENDRRGEPQSTQAKFLRSELQTLRRLPETGAVVFGIHTYVLAAKDVPGQR from the coding sequence ATGGAACCGATTTTGCAGACCTGCCTGCCGTATGACCCATTCAACCCACGTCCCTTGCCGGGGATTGCGCCGCTTGATCTGGGCGACTGGTTGCGCGTGGATGAGGCCTTTGGCGGGCAGATGGCGCGGCGCGCGGCGTTGATCGGGGAGGCACCTGACAAGGTGATCGCGTTGGACGCGGCGGCGCGGCCTGCGGCGCAAGAGCTGCTCGACCTGGTGGTTGCGACGCAGTTGGAAAAACCGGGTTTTTCGCGAGAGTGCGATGACGCAATACGGCGTCCCGATGGGGAACTGGTGGTGCTGGATCGAGACGATCCGATGGGCACGGTTGGGCGGTTGGCGCAAGAGGATTTCTGCCTGTTGGAAAAACGCGGTGGCGGTGGCGAGCATGTGTTGACGGGCGCGGTTCTGTGCTTTCCGGCAAGTTGGAGCCTTGAGGAGAAATTCATGCGCGGGCTGATTGGGGTGCATGCTCCGGTGGCTGAATATGATGCAGATATTGCCAAGCGGGTGCAGCGGCTTTTTGACGGGGTACAGGCCGGGCGGGGCTTGTGGCGGTTCAATGCGCTTTGGTACGCTTCGCCCGAGTTGCATCAGCCACGGCGCGAAAACGATCGGCGGGGCGAGCCGCAATCAACGCAGGCGAAGTTTCTGCGTTCGGAATTGCAGACGTTGCGGCGGTTGCCCGAAACCGGTGCCGTGGTGTTTGGTATTCACACCTATGTGCTTGCCGCAAAGGATGTGCCGGGGCAGAGATAG